The following are encoded together in the Acinetobacter radioresistens DSM 6976 = NBRC 102413 = CIP 103788 genome:
- a CDS encoding TIGR04219 family outer membrane beta-barrel protein yields the protein MKFFQYSGIALMVSLAQLSHADIIGAKAGIDYWFYDGQLNRNQQNLNDQDLDQKGSPQLSLSIEHPVPLIPNAKLKYVNLNSQTENELAGVPLHEVDLDQTDAILYYEILDNIISADVGVGARFLDGKISSVGLNTLDIDETYPVLYGLVQAKLPFTGLSAQAEGIYTNVNDAKITDLQAEIKYNVIDSLLVDLGAKVGYRSLSIDLDDYEDNDLKFEFKGPYLGLEAHF from the coding sequence ATGAAGTTTTTTCAATATTCAGGTATTGCATTAATGGTCAGCCTAGCCCAGCTTAGCCATGCAGATATCATTGGTGCAAAAGCCGGTATAGATTACTGGTTCTATGATGGCCAGCTCAACCGCAACCAACAGAACCTTAATGATCAGGACCTTGACCAAAAAGGTAGCCCTCAGCTGTCGCTTTCTATTGAACATCCTGTACCGTTGATACCGAATGCCAAACTTAAATATGTTAATTTAAACAGTCAGACAGAAAATGAGCTTGCCGGTGTACCATTACATGAAGTAGATCTAGATCAGACTGATGCTATTTTATATTACGAGATACTCGACAATATTATCAGTGCTGATGTCGGTGTGGGAGCACGTTTTCTTGATGGTAAAATTTCTTCTGTAGGGCTAAATACCCTCGACATTGATGAGACCTACCCGGTACTTTATGGTCTGGTGCAGGCCAAACTTCCCTTTACTGGTCTAAGTGCTCAGGCAGAAGGTATTTATACTAACGTTAATGATGCCAAAATAACTGATCTACAAGCTGAAATAAAATATAACGTAATTGACAGTCTGCTCGTTGATTTAGGTGCAAAAGTTGGCTACCGTAGTTTGAGTATCGACCTGGATGACTATGAAGATAATGATCTGAAATTCGAGTTCAAAGGTCCATATCTAGGATTAGAAGCACATTTTTAA
- a CDS encoding zinc-binding metallopeptidase family protein, with the protein MKIFYCQQCQNQVFFNNIYCEKCQAALGYIVEKKIMGTFKPVNDQLWQHVDPKDSKPDYKPCYNYVHHQVCNWMIPVDDPNMYCPSCQLTHKIPDLSIPENKQYWGALEQAKRRFLYLTQQMNILPRPKTDDHDRYGLRFNFLMPLPHESVMTGHADGVITLNASEADVVHRERTRLNMGENYRTLLGHFRHESGHYYFDLLTHTYPEWLEEFRQLFGDERQDYAKALEHHYEQGAPENWSESYISQYASAHPWEDWAETWAHYLHMMDTLDTAYHAGLRLEPNRPSDPAMKFKESPIGSQDFEQTLINWFALSYSLNALNRSMGLEDAYPFTLSDTVLDKLRFIHNGLLKVALQPEVREA; encoded by the coding sequence ATGAAAATCTTCTATTGCCAACAATGCCAGAACCAAGTTTTCTTTAATAATATCTACTGCGAAAAGTGCCAAGCCGCTCTAGGCTATATTGTCGAAAAGAAAATAATGGGTACTTTCAAGCCAGTTAATGACCAGCTTTGGCAACATGTGGATCCCAAGGACTCCAAGCCGGACTATAAACCCTGTTATAACTACGTTCACCACCAGGTCTGCAACTGGATGATTCCGGTAGATGACCCGAATATGTATTGTCCTTCGTGTCAGTTAACCCATAAGATTCCGGATCTATCCATTCCCGAAAATAAACAGTATTGGGGAGCATTAGAACAGGCCAAACGCAGATTTTTATATCTAACCCAGCAGATGAATATCTTGCCGCGTCCGAAAACAGATGATCATGACCGTTATGGCCTGCGTTTCAATTTCCTGATGCCCCTTCCGCATGAGTCTGTGATGACTGGCCATGCTGATGGTGTGATTACCTTAAATGCTTCAGAAGCGGATGTAGTGCATCGTGAACGGACACGGCTTAACATGGGTGAAAATTATCGCACCCTGCTCGGCCACTTCCGTCACGAAAGCGGCCATTATTATTTTGATCTGCTGACCCATACTTATCCGGAATGGCTGGAAGAATTTCGCCAGCTGTTTGGTGATGAAAGACAGGACTACGCAAAGGCCTTAGAGCATCATTATGAACAGGGTGCACCAGAGAACTGGAGTGAAAGCTATATTAGCCAGTATGCCTCTGCACATCCTTGGGAAGATTGGGCGGAAACCTGGGCGCATTACCTACATATGATGGATACGCTCGATACCGCATATCATGCAGGTCTAAGGTTAGAGCCTAACCGTCCATCTGACCCTGCCATGAAGTTTAAAGAATCTCCTATTGGCTCACAGGACTTTGAACAGACCCTGATTAACTGGTTTGCTTTGAGCTATAGCTTAAATGCACTTAATCGCAGTATGGGGCTTGAAGACGCTTATCCGTTTACCTTATCCGATACAGTACTGGATAAACTCCGTTTCATACATAATGGATTACTCAAAGTAGCATTACAGCCAGAAGTACGGGAAGCCTGA
- a CDS encoding type 1 glutamine amidotransferase domain-containing protein: MAKKALIITSNAGVEHDELIKPLEFLKSKGIEAIHAAEKNEEVQTMKGDKEPGPAYTPDSTFEKVDPIDYDILIVPGGTVNADTLRINEQVQQLIQHFTDNGKPIAMICHAPWTLINAGRIEGKTVTGYQSLELDLKNAGGLWKDEAVAYCKAHGWILITSRNPGDLPEFNEAILKELEAA, from the coding sequence ATGGCAAAAAAAGCATTAATTATTACTTCAAATGCCGGTGTAGAACATGACGAGCTGATTAAACCGCTTGAATTTTTGAAGAGTAAAGGCATTGAAGCAATTCATGCTGCCGAAAAAAATGAAGAAGTACAGACCATGAAAGGTGATAAAGAACCTGGACCAGCCTACACACCTGATAGTACTTTTGAAAAGGTCGATCCGATCGATTATGACATTCTGATTGTACCAGGCGGTACGGTAAATGCTGACACCCTGCGCATTAATGAACAGGTGCAACAACTCATTCAGCATTTTACAGATAACGGTAAACCCATTGCCATGATCTGTCATGCACCTTGGACATTAATTAATGCCGGGCGAATTGAAGGTAAAACCGTTACTGGTTATCAAAGCCTGGAACTGGACCTGAAAAATGCAGGTGGATTATGGAAAGATGAAGCGGTGGCCTATTGCAAGGCCCACGGGTGGATTTTAATTACTTCACGTAATCCAGGAGACCTGCCTGAATTTAATGAAGCAATTTTAAAAGAACTAGAAGCCGCTTAA
- a CDS encoding peptidylprolyl isomerase A, whose protein sequence is MLKQIIVGMSAGFLSISVWAANSAMQIKTSLGNIEIELFNDKAPVSVKNFESYVKSNFYNGTIFHRVIPGFMIQGGGFDAHMKQKPTNAPIRNEAGNGLKNTRGTLAMARTNDPNSATSQFFINIANNDFLNRNIMNDGYAVFGRVTQGMEIVDKIGAVPTGNNGPYQNVPVQPVKILEIKTKVNKTDK, encoded by the coding sequence ATGTTAAAACAGATAATCGTGGGTATGAGCGCAGGTTTTTTGAGTATCTCGGTATGGGCTGCCAACAGTGCCATGCAAATAAAAACATCTTTGGGTAATATCGAAATAGAATTATTTAACGATAAAGCGCCTGTGTCAGTTAAAAATTTTGAAAGCTATGTAAAGAGTAATTTCTACAATGGTACCATTTTCCATCGGGTCATTCCTGGCTTCATGATTCAGGGTGGAGGGTTTGATGCACATATGAAACAGAAACCTACAAATGCCCCTATACGTAATGAAGCAGGTAATGGTTTAAAAAATACCCGGGGTACTTTAGCAATGGCACGTACCAATGATCCAAACTCAGCTACCAGTCAATTTTTTATAAATATTGCTAATAATGACTTTTTAAATAGAAATATAATGAATGACGGATACGCAGTATTTGGCCGGGTTACTCAAGGAATGGAAATAGTCGATAAAATCGGTGCTGTACCGACAGGTAACAATGGCCCATACCAAAATGTTCCAGTTCAACCAGTTAAAATTTTAGAGATAAAAACAAAAGTAAACAAAACTGATAAATAA
- a CDS encoding acetoacetate decarboxylase family protein has translation MTRINHTDPHNLQLPPWNLQGEGFILNYWLTPQFLKKFRHFGLSYSSTGRFVQVILVRYQDTPIQPYDELLILDHPLMTQRILSTIPKIYVSTTESVIHGRKLWGIPKELARFEWRRQQNQLFCHIASSEHEMSLHIGFSPYFKSVPVNSKYLPKQLMQIDQFDGQRHYRFRPEFKGSLNVIYQAHWKNTGCLFPDFSQAIFLKGLYVPAFDLIFPKAQIT, from the coding sequence ATGACAAGAATAAATCATACTGATCCGCATAACTTACAGTTACCGCCTTGGAACTTGCAAGGAGAAGGCTTTATTTTAAATTACTGGCTTACTCCGCAGTTTCTGAAAAAATTTCGCCATTTTGGTTTGTCCTACTCTTCTACAGGGCGCTTCGTCCAAGTCATATTGGTACGCTATCAGGATACTCCTATACAACCTTATGATGAATTATTGATTCTTGATCATCCTTTAATGACACAACGTATACTTTCTACTATTCCAAAAATTTATGTCTCAACTACAGAGTCTGTAATACACGGCCGTAAGTTATGGGGCATTCCTAAAGAACTGGCACGTTTTGAATGGCGACGACAGCAGAATCAACTCTTTTGCCATATTGCATCTTCTGAACATGAAATGTCTCTGCATATTGGTTTTTCACCTTACTTTAAAAGTGTACCAGTCAACTCTAAATATCTACCTAAACAGTTGATGCAGATTGATCAGTTTGATGGACAACGGCATTACCGTTTCCGTCCTGAATTTAAAGGTTCCTTAAATGTAATATATCAGGCACACTGGAAAAATACTGGCTGCCTGTTTCCGGACTTTTCCCAGGCAATTTTTCTAAAAGGTCTATACGTACCTGCGTTTGACTTAATATTTCCTAAAGCTCAGATCACTTGA
- a CDS encoding alpha/beta hydrolase, whose amino-acid sequence MAVSNLAIQQLLKKTQGPAARALDKLPDLAKESIAKALGYSYIYPQLDPLVKCLMAIQHKQGKFGLITDQPLKDREGFEKQIAELTAKKTPIKHVEDIRLPLQSGTITARHYHPDPQKKLPLIMFYHGGGFVIGSLNTHDEVCRLIAKYANTQVISIDYPLAPEVGPKQIIQCCEDALAWAYQNRKQLKIYKNRIAVAGDSAGANISAVVAQRTVNKAYKPSAQLLIYPVVDFKSRHPSFYNYNEGLVLTKDDVDRVTEFYAIRHHIELDDPMISPTYGELKHLPPTFILTAGHDVLHDEGKIYSHKLRQQGVKVRYQEFEDQAHGFVNLTLVSGKAKKYTIQIAKDFRKFWNKAA is encoded by the coding sequence ATGGCAGTTTCTAACTTGGCAATACAACAATTATTAAAAAAAACTCAAGGTCCCGCAGCACGTGCACTCGATAAATTGCCTGATCTTGCCAAAGAATCAATTGCCAAGGCATTGGGCTATAGCTATATCTATCCGCAGCTCGACCCTCTGGTCAAATGTTTAATGGCCATACAGCATAAGCAGGGTAAGTTTGGTTTAATTACAGATCAGCCCTTAAAAGATCGAGAAGGCTTTGAAAAACAGATTGCAGAGCTAACCGCAAAGAAAACTCCTATCAAACATGTAGAGGACATCCGGCTACCTTTACAAAGTGGCACGATTACAGCCCGGCATTATCATCCTGATCCACAGAAAAAATTACCTTTAATCATGTTTTATCATGGAGGAGGGTTTGTGATTGGTAGCTTGAATACACATGATGAAGTTTGTCGTCTGATTGCCAAATATGCCAATACTCAGGTGATCAGTATAGATTATCCACTTGCACCTGAGGTTGGTCCAAAACAGATAATTCAGTGCTGTGAGGATGCGCTCGCATGGGCCTATCAGAACCGTAAGCAGCTTAAGATTTATAAAAACCGTATTGCAGTCGCAGGGGACAGTGCCGGTGCCAATATCAGTGCAGTAGTTGCACAGCGTACAGTGAATAAGGCTTATAAACCTTCTGCGCAGTTATTAATTTACCCGGTAGTAGACTTCAAGAGCCGTCACCCTTCTTTTTATAACTATAATGAAGGATTAGTACTGACCAAAGATGACGTGGACCGCGTTACAGAGTTTTATGCTATTCGTCATCATATCGAATTGGATGACCCGATGATTTCGCCTACTTATGGTGAGTTAAAACATCTGCCGCCAACTTTTATTTTAACTGCCGGGCATGATGTTCTACACGATGAAGGAAAGATTTATAGCCATAAGCTGCGTCAGCAGGGCGTAAAGGTCCGCTATCAGGAATTTGAAGACCAGGCTCATGGTTTTGTTAATCTGACTTTGGTATCTGGAAAAGCCAAAAAATATACAATTCAAATTGCCAAGGATTTCCGTAAATTCTGGAATAAAGCAGCATAA